The following proteins are encoded in a genomic region of Papaver somniferum cultivar HN1 unplaced genomic scaffold, ASM357369v1 unplaced-scaffold_10, whole genome shotgun sequence:
- the LOC113326636 gene encoding protein trichome birefringence-like 34 → MSRSTTVQSYKETTMKGAYSESITPPWSCDLFSGKWVYDNSTNPLYSWKQCSLMNDWFTCEKFGRKDLKYQNWRWQPDQCDLPRFKAKAFLERLRGKRMVYVGDSMTTNQWASMVCMVESIIPSDLKSMHFNGSLIIFKASEFNATIERYWAPLLVESNSDNPEHHRVPHRIVRAGAIEKHAMHWSDADILVFGSYLWWKEPKLEILWGSFVRPNDGIYKDLGMVGKFEVGLKTWSDWLENHINRTKTQLFFNSITPVHERAGEWAKNKEGNCYNETEPILQEHYWGQWTSTDFMKALERRVNELKVRGVDVKIMNITQLTEYRKDAHPSVYKKKWDTLIPDQISDPVSYSDCHHWCLPGVPDTWNELLDAYILP, encoded by the exons ATGTCCAGAAGTACCACCGTACAGAGTTACAAGGAAACGACAATGAAAGGCGCCTATAGCGAATCGATCACACCACCGTGGAGTTGTGATCTCTTTTCAGGTAAATGGGTTTACGATAATTCGACGAATCCTTTGTATTCATGGAAGCAGTGTTCGTTAATGAATGACTGGTTTACCTGTGAGAAGTTTGGAAGAAAGGATTTAAAATATCAGAATTGGAGATGGCAACCCGACCAGTGTGACTTACCAAG GTTCAAAGCGAAAGCATTTCTAGAAAGATTGAGAGGTAAAAGGATGGTTTATGTTGGAGATTCAATGACCACAAATCAGTGGGCTTCCATGGTTTGTATGGTGGAATCTATAATCCCGTCAGATCTCAAATCTATGCACTTTAATGGATCTCTGATAATTTTTAAAGCCAGT GAATTCAATGCAACCATTGAGAGATACTGGGCACCATTGTTGGTTGAATCAAATTCGGATAATCCCGAGCACCATCGAGTACCACATCGGATAGTCAGAGCAGGAGCTATTGAAAAACACGCAATGCATTGGTCTGATGCTGATATACTTGTCTTTGGTTCCTACCTCTGGTGGAAGGAACCAAAACTGGAAATCTT ATGGGGATCCTTTGTAAGGCCTAATGATGGAATCTATAAAGATTTAGGAATGGTTGGTAAGTTTGAAGTGGGTCTGAAAACATGGTCCGATTGGCTTGAAAATCATATCAATCGTACAAAGACGCAATTGTTTTTCAACAGCATAACACCAGTGCACGAGAG GGCTGGGGAATGGGCAAAGAACAAAGAAGGAAATTGTTACAACGAAACAGAACCAATATTACAAGAACATTACTGGGGTCAATGGACAAGTACAGATTTTATGAAGGCCTTGGAGCGTAGAGTCAATGAATTGAAAGTTAGAGGTGTTGATGTGAAAATAATGAATATTACACAACTAACAGAATACAGAAAAGATGCCCATCCTTCTGTGTATAAAAAAAAATGGGATACATTAATTCCAGATCAAATATCAGACCCTGTAAGTTATTCTGATTGTCATCATTGGTGCCTCCCCGGAGTACCTGATACTTGGAATGAACTCCTTGATGCCTACATACTGCCATAA